A window of Penaeus monodon isolate SGIC_2016 chromosome 40, NSTDA_Pmon_1, whole genome shotgun sequence contains these coding sequences:
- the LOC119597762 gene encoding gastrula zinc finger protein XlCGF8.2DB-like: MDDSGLDLKVYDSKIEFVAVKEEHMEDIVEEDFQEVKEEIIEDVEEENAVYIKTEDEVNADYECPMSEDGKTFGKEADKNDSDLLMCEDIDPLSSVAVVNEDCRNMCSSDSDQATGREGNEKVACRKEEAKKKQFPCEVCGKKFDYKSMFIRHITVHTREKSFICEICSKSFARKSNLVKHMRVHKNVKPFSCEVCSESFAWKRDLRSHMGIHTKEKPFTCKVCNKSFAWKRDLVKHTRKHTKEKHFQCEICTKAFFDEWNLVKHMRVHTKEKPYVCEVCSKAFSEKSNLVRHIRVHTREKDHTCEVCKKAFSEKNALMLHIKIHTGEKPFNCEICSRAFAVKAYLLKHIRVHSNQKEKKEEKKGKERHSQTL, from the coding sequence ATGGATGACTCAGGCTTAGACTTGAAAGTGTATGACAGCAAAATCGAATTTGTTGCTGTGAAGGAAGAACATATGGAAGATATTGTTGAGGAGGATTTCcaggaagtaaaagaagaaattattGAGGATGTAGAGGAAGAGAATgctgtatatataaagacagaagaTGAAGTCAATGCAGATTATGAATGCCCAATGTCTGAAGATGGCAAAACTTTTGGCAAAGAAGCAGATAAGAATGACTCAGATTTGTTGATGTGTGAAGACATAGATCCACTATCATCAGTGGCAGTTGTGAATGAAGATTGTAGGAACATGTGCTCATCAGATAGTGATCAGGCAACAGGCAGAGAAGGCAATGAGAAGGTGGCATGTAGAAAAGaggaagcaaaaaagaaacaattcCCATGTGAAGTATGTGGTAAGAAATTTGACTATAAGAGTATGTTTATACGTCACATAACAGTACATACGAGAGAAAAGTCTTTTATTTGTGAGATATGCAGTAAGTCATTTGCAAGAAAATCTAATCTAGTgaagcacatgagagtacataaaaatgtaaaaccTTTCAGTTGTGAGGTTTGTAGTGAGTCATTTGCATGGAAACGTGATCTGAGGAGTCACATGGggatacatacaaaagagaagccatttaCTTGTAAAGTGTGTAATAAGTCATTTGCTTGGAAACGAGATCTGGtgaaacacacaagaaaacacacaaaagagaagcatTTTCAATGTGAGATATGTACTAAAGCCTTCTTTGATGAATGGAATCTAGTGaagcatatgagagtacatacaaaagagaagccatatgtTTGTGAAGTCTGTAGCAAGGCATTTTCTGAGAAAAGTAATCTAGTGCGGCACATAAGGGTACATACAAGAGAAAAGGATCATACATGTGAAGTGTGTAAAAAagcattttctgaaaaaaatgcaCTTATgttgcatataaaaatacatacaggaGAGAAGCCATTCAACTGTGAGATATGCAGTAGGGCATTTGCTGTGAAAGCTTATTTATTGAAGCATATTAGAGTGCACAGTaaccagaaggaaaagaaagaagagaagaaaggaaaggagaggcacTCTCAAACCTTGTAA